A region from the Nostoc sp. HK-01 genome encodes:
- a CDS encoding putative addiction module antidote protein, CopG/Arc/MetJ family gives MSNINISLPESMKAFVEEQVTKGCYGSVSEYLQALISKDQKRQTQEHIEELLIAGLESGEAIEVNDEWWEQKRTHLMNKLYEEK, from the coding sequence ATGAGCAACATTAATATTTCTTTGCCTGAATCAATGAAAGCTTTTGTTGAGGAACAAGTTACCAAAGGTTGCTACGGTTCAGTAAGCGAATATTTACAAGCATTAATCAGTAAAGACCAAAAACGCCAGACACAAGAACACATAGAAGAACTTCTGATTGCTGGACTTGAAAGTGGAGAAGCAATAGAAGTGAATGACGAATGGTGGGAACAAAAACGCACACACTTAATGAATAAGCTGTATGAAGAAAAATAA
- a CDS encoding transposase — protein sequence MKTKAQYKVKNWNAYDAALKQRGSITFWVNEEIIEQWRNQQKTGKKGASNHYSDVAIATMGTIQSVFHLPGRQAEGFLESLFTLMGIELEVPDHSTLSRRLSKLSVELPVIPKDKAVHVVVDSTGVKVYGEGEWKVRTHGVGKRRTWRKLHLGVDCESGEILGAVVTTNDMADCEVLPDILEQIEQPIEQVSGDGGYDTKGCYDTISQHGAKAIIPPRSNAKIQQHTNNETHFHPRDENLRRVNQVGRKQWKQESGYHRRSLSETAIFRLKTIFGGKLRRRFFNNQAVELFLQCAALNRMIQLGKPDSYKVDN from the coding sequence ATGAAGACGAAAGCCCAGTACAAAGTTAAGAATTGGAACGCTTATGATGCTGCCCTCAAGCAACGAGGCAGTATAACTTTTTGGGTGAACGAAGAAATCATCGAGCAGTGGCGCAATCAGCAAAAAACCGGGAAAAAGGGGGCATCGAATCATTACAGTGATGTGGCAATCGCCACTATGGGAACAATCCAATCGGTGTTTCATTTACCAGGGCGACAAGCAGAGGGGTTTTTAGAATCGCTGTTCACGCTCATGGGAATTGAGCTAGAAGTACCAGACCATTCCACGCTGTCTCGTCGTTTGAGCAAGTTGTCTGTGGAACTACCAGTTATCCCAAAAGACAAAGCTGTTCATGTGGTAGTGGATTCAACTGGTGTAAAAGTCTATGGTGAAGGTGAGTGGAAAGTCCGCACACATGGAGTAGGAAAACGACGGACGTGGAGGAAGTTGCATCTAGGCGTTGACTGTGAAAGCGGCGAAATTCTGGGTGCGGTGGTGACTACTAATGATATGGCTGATTGCGAGGTACTGCCTGACATATTGGAGCAGATTGAGCAACCGATAGAACAAGTATCTGGTGATGGTGGCTATGATACAAAAGGTTGTTACGACACCATTTCACAACACGGGGCCAAAGCCATAATTCCACCGCGTAGCAACGCCAAAATCCAACAACACACCAACAATGAAACACACTTCCATCCCAGAGATGAAAATCTGCGACGAGTGAATCAAGTTGGGCGCAAGCAATGGAAACAAGAGAGTGGATATCATCGCCGTTCATTATCCGAGACAGCTATATTTCGACTCAAAACCATTTTTGGTGGTAAGTTACGACGACGCTTTTTTAACAATCAAGCTGTCGAGCTATTTCTACAGTGTGCCGCCCTTAACCGCATGATCCAGTTGGGCAAGCCAGACAGTTACAAAGTAGACAACTAA
- a CDS encoding putative kinesin light chain has protein sequence MQYPQADLPILIVFDDVTSLDNLGEVVPSDNRFRVLVTTRLRNLDPNFIQEISLDVLSPDKALELLKKLLGKDKRVDNQQQAADAICEVLEYLPLGIELVGAYLAQDPDLHLYIMLERLQQRKLAEAALQDRETLNSTQLGVKAAFALTWEELEPPTQQLGKFLSLFAPQSILWNLVMWVATGGDDEDDPSPNLSPRGGYGVHTSTICKGFRRYRPLKLSLRAQRQRSEVIA, from the coding sequence TTGCAATATCCCCAAGCTGACTTACCTATATTAATTGTTTTTGATGATGTCACTAGCTTAGACAACCTGGGCGAAGTTGTTCCCAGCGATAACCGTTTTCGTGTTTTAGTGACAACTCGCCTGCGAAATTTAGATCCAAACTTTATTCAAGAAATTTCCTTAGATGTTCTCTCACCAGATAAAGCATTAGAACTGTTAAAAAAATTGTTGGGGAAAGACAAGCGAGTAGACAACCAACAACAAGCCGCAGACGCAATATGTGAAGTTCTAGAATATTTGCCTTTGGGGATAGAGTTAGTCGGTGCTTATTTAGCACAAGACCCGGATTTACATCTATATATAATGTTGGAGCGATTGCAACAACGCAAGTTAGCCGAAGCAGCACTACAAGACAGAGAAACACTCAACTCAACACAACTGGGAGTGAAAGCCGCCTTTGCTTTAACTTGGGAAGAACTTGAACCACCGACGCAACAACTAGGCAAATTTTTAAGTTTATTTGCGCCCCAGTCTATTTTATGGAATTTGGTGATGTGGGTGGCGACTGGTGGAGATGATGAAGATGACCCCTCTCCAAACCTCTCCCCCCGTGGGGGCTACGGTGTACACACAAGTACTATCTGCAAGGGTTTCAGGCGTTATAGACCCCTTAAATTGTCATTACGAGCGCAGCGACAGCGAAGCGAAGTAATCGCATAA
- a CDS encoding plasmid stabilization system, protein MAVKGFKKYLIFYFEQDESINIVRIIYAGQDIENILEKE, encoded by the coding sequence ATGGCTGTTAAAGGATTTAAAAAGTATCTAATTTTTTACTTTGAGCAAGATGAAAGTATTAATATTGTACGAATTATCTATGCAGGGCAAGATATAGAAAATATATTAGAAAAAGAATGA
- a CDS encoding putative kinesin light chain, translating into MYTVARGGEALISPFPHREWGLGLGLSSDENNDSSSNVSSTETEALIPPFPCREGGLGGLGLSPDEINEAKKQLYKRHLLQQVEDSEGYYKIHTLVRWFLQEQLANAGEIKLVLETTFATAMITVAQSLPHPTTSQDIERVKGVIPHIEDLGERIIAEVNQAREQQINSPASVPNDEVIWVFVGVATFYKGQGIYQLAEDWYKECVKVCQALFSGDHFYVATSLNNLAAFYNSQGRYSKAEPLYIEALGMYKQLFTGDHPYVATSLNNLAFLYNNQGRYSEAETLYIKALAMRKRLFTGDHLDVAISLNNLALLYRSQRRYSEAEPLLIKALAMRKRLFIGDHPYVATSLNNLAYLYDSQGRYSEAEPLFIKALAMRKRIFTGDHPDVASSLNNLAALYNSQLRYSQAEPLYIEALAMYKRLFTGDHPNVATSLNNLAYFYKSQGRYSEAEPLYIEALAMLQRVLGDNHPLTVTVRNNLASLQRQLTPVPIWQRWLGKFFQLLLVILRLPFYLLWQLAKKIIKLISNS; encoded by the coding sequence GTGTACACCGTAGCCCGTGGGGGAGAGGCTTTGATTTCCCCATTCCCTCATAGGGAATGGGGACTAGGGTTAGGTTTATCATCAGATGAAAACAATGATTCCTCTTCAAACGTTTCCTCAACAGAAACAGAAGCTTTAATTCCCCCATTCCCTTGTAGGGAAGGGGGGCTAGGGGGGTTAGGTTTATCACCAGATGAAATAAACGAAGCCAAAAAACAACTCTACAAACGTCACTTACTGCAACAGGTAGAAGATAGCGAAGGATATTATAAAATTCATACCTTAGTGCGGTGGTTTTTGCAAGAACAGTTAGCCAACGCTGGTGAGATAAAGCTGGTTTTAGAAACCACCTTCGCTACTGCAATGATAACCGTTGCTCAAAGCCTTCCACACCCAACAACGTCTCAGGATATCGAACGTGTTAAGGGTGTTATTCCCCACATTGAAGACTTGGGAGAACGAATAATTGCAGAGGTAAACCAAGCAAGAGAACAACAAATAAATTCCCCAGCATCAGTACCTAATGATGAAGTAATTTGGGTGTTTGTGGGAGTAGCAACATTTTATAAGGGACAAGGAATATATCAATTAGCAGAAGATTGGTATAAAGAATGCGTCAAAGTTTGCCAAGCTTTATTTTCAGGTGATCATTTCTACGTCGCAACTAGCTTGAACAATTTAGCTGCATTTTACAATAGCCAAGGGCGGTACAGCAAAGCCGAACCTCTGTACATCGAAGCCTTGGGGATGTACAAGCAGTTATTCACAGGCGATCATCCCTATGTCGCTACTAGCTTAAACAATTTAGCTTTCCTCTACAATAACCAAGGGCGGTACAGTGAAGCTGAAACACTGTACATCAAAGCCTTGGCGATGAGAAAACGGTTATTCACAGGAGATCATCTCGATGTCGCTATAAGCTTGAACAATTTAGCCCTACTCTACCGTAGCCAAAGACGGTACAGCGAAGCCGAACCTCTGTTAATTAAAGCCTTGGCAATGAGAAAGCGGTTATTCATAGGCGACCATCCCTATGTCGCCACCAGCTTAAACAATTTAGCTTACCTCTACGATAGCCAAGGGCGGTACAGCGAAGCCGAACCACTGTTCATCAAAGCCTTGGCGATGAGAAAGCGTATATTCACAGGCGATCATCCCGATGTCGCCTCTAGCTTGAACAATTTAGCTGCACTCTACAATAGCCAATTGCGGTACAGCCAAGCCGAACCTCTGTACATTGAAGCCTTAGCAATGTACAAGCGGTTATTCACAGGCGATCATCCCAATGTCGCTACTAGCTTGAACAATTTAGCTTACTTCTACAAAAGCCAAGGGCGGTACAGCGAAGCCGAACCCTTGTACATCGAAGCCTTGGCGATGTTGCAACGAGTCTTAGGGGATAATCATCCCCTTACAGTGACAGTGAGAAACAATCTGGCAAGTCTGCAACGCCAGTTAACTCCCGTTCCTATTTGGCAACGGTGGTTAGGTAAGTTTTTCCAATTATTATTAGTAATATTAAGATTACCGTTTTATTTATTGTGGCAACTAGCTAAAAAAATAATAAAATTAATTAGTAATTCGTAA